The Streptomyces spororaveus genome includes a region encoding these proteins:
- a CDS encoding M20/M25/M40 family metallo-hydrolase, producing the protein MSESSTGRTVSGEDEVVDLCRDLIRIDTSNYGDHSGPGERKAAEWVAEKLAEVGLEPQIFESHKGRASTVARIEGEDPSRPALLIHGHTDVVPANAADWTYDPFAGEIADGCVWGRGAVDMKDMDAMTLAVVRDRMRSGRKPPRDIVLAFLADEEAGGIYGARHLVDKHPGLFEGVTEAIGEVGGFSFTVNENLRLYLVETAQKGMHWMRLTVEGTAGHGSMTNSDNAITELCEAVGRLGRHQWPVRVTKTVRSFLDELSDALGTPLDPDNMDATLAKLGGIAKMVGATLRNSAAPTMLGAGYKVNVIPGQATAHVDGRFLPGYEDEFFADLDRILGPRVKREDVHGDKALETDFDGRLVDAMQGALKAEDPIARAVPYMLSGGTDAKSFDDLGIRCFGFAPLQLPPELDFAGMFHGVDERVPVDGLKFGVRVLDRFIDNA; encoded by the coding sequence GTGAGCGAGTCGAGCACGGGCAGGACCGTCTCCGGCGAGGACGAGGTGGTCGACCTCTGCCGGGACCTCATCCGGATCGACACCAGCAACTACGGGGACCACTCGGGCCCCGGGGAGCGCAAGGCGGCGGAATGGGTCGCCGAGAAGCTCGCCGAGGTCGGGCTGGAGCCGCAGATCTTCGAATCGCACAAGGGGCGTGCCTCGACCGTGGCGCGCATCGAGGGGGAGGACCCCTCGCGGCCGGCGCTGCTGATCCACGGGCACACCGACGTGGTTCCGGCCAACGCCGCCGACTGGACGTACGACCCCTTCGCGGGCGAGATCGCCGACGGCTGCGTGTGGGGCCGCGGTGCCGTCGACATGAAGGACATGGACGCGATGACGCTGGCCGTCGTACGCGACCGGATGCGCAGCGGGCGCAAGCCCCCGCGTGACATCGTGCTGGCCTTCCTCGCCGACGAGGAGGCGGGCGGCATCTACGGCGCCCGGCACCTCGTCGACAAGCACCCGGGCCTGTTCGAGGGTGTCACCGAGGCGATCGGCGAGGTCGGCGGGTTCTCCTTCACCGTGAACGAGAACCTGCGGCTCTACCTCGTGGAGACCGCCCAGAAGGGCATGCACTGGATGCGGCTCACGGTGGAGGGCACCGCGGGCCACGGTTCCATGACCAACAGCGACAACGCCATCACGGAGCTGTGCGAGGCCGTGGGCCGGCTCGGCCGCCACCAGTGGCCGGTCCGCGTGACCAAGACGGTACGCAGCTTCCTGGACGAGCTCTCCGACGCGCTCGGGACCCCCCTGGACCCGGACAACATGGACGCGACGCTCGCCAAGCTCGGCGGCATCGCCAAGATGGTCGGCGCGACGCTGCGCAACTCGGCCGCCCCGACGATGCTCGGCGCCGGCTACAAGGTCAACGTCATCCCCGGCCAGGCGACGGCCCATGTCGACGGCCGTTTCCTGCCGGGCTACGAGGACGAGTTCTTCGCCGACCTGGACCGGATCCTCGGTCCGCGCGTGAAGCGGGAGGACGTGCACGGCGACAAGGCGCTGGAGACGGACTTCGACGGCAGGCTGGTGGACGCCATGCAGGGCGCCCTGAAGGCCGAGGACCCGATCGCGCGGGCGGTCCCGTACATGCTCTCGGGCGGTACGGACGCCAAGTCCTTCGACGACCTCGGCATCCGCTGCTTCGGCTTCGCGCCGCTGCAGCTGCCGCCGGAGCTGGACTTCGCCGGGATGTTCCACGGTGTGGACGAGCGGGTGCCGGTCGACGGACTGAAGTTCGGCGTGCGGGTGCTCGACCGGTTCATCGACAACGCCTGA
- the chpH gene encoding chaplin ChpH has translation MIKKVVAAAAATGGLVLAGAGLAAADAGAQGAAIGSPGVLSGNVLQVPVHVPVNVCGNTVSVIGLLNPAFGNTCVNA, from the coding sequence ATGATCAAGAAGGTTGTCGCCGCTGCGGCTGCCACCGGTGGCCTGGTTCTCGCGGGTGCGGGTCTGGCTGCCGCCGACGCGGGTGCTCAGGGTGCGGCCATCGGCTCGCCCGGTGTCCTGTCCGGCAACGTGCTCCAGGTCCCCGTCCACGTTCCCGTGAACGTCTGCGGCAACACGGTCTCGGTGATCGGCCTGCTGAACCCGGCCTTCGGCAACACCTGCGTCAACGCCTGA
- a CDS encoding chaplin — translation MRRPAQVTRKTLITMAAAGGVLAMGGGYAHADSGASGHATNSPGLLSGNNLQAPVDAPVNVCGNTISVVGALNPAFGNHCANGSGQAKPKPPKPPKPEHPGHDEPCDDHPGNPGGPGNPGGPGTPGNPGGPGTPGNPGGPGTPGNPGGPGTPGHPGGPGTPGNPGGPGTPGNPGGPGTPGNPGGPGTPGNPGGPGTPGNPGTPGNPGGPGTPGNPGGPGTPGNPGTPAHPGGLAATGSGDVLTAGLPLAGGLLLAGSVLYRRARNAA, via the coding sequence ATGCGACGACCGGCACAGGTCACCAGGAAGACCCTGATCACCATGGCGGCCGCGGGGGGTGTCCTCGCGATGGGCGGGGGCTACGCACACGCGGATTCCGGCGCCTCGGGGCATGCCACGAACTCTCCGGGCCTGCTGTCCGGGAACAACCTGCAGGCGCCCGTGGACGCGCCGGTGAACGTCTGCGGGAACACGATCTCGGTGGTGGGGGCCCTCAACCCGGCCTTCGGCAACCACTGCGCGAACGGATCGGGCCAGGCCAAGCCCAAGCCGCCGAAGCCCCCGAAGCCGGAGCACCCGGGCCACGACGAACCGTGCGACGACCACCCGGGCAACCCCGGTGGTCCAGGCAACCCGGGCGGGCCGGGTACCCCCGGCAACCCGGGTGGTCCGGGTACCCCTGGCAACCCGGGTGGGCCCGGTACGCCCGGCAATCCGGGTGGGCCCGGTACGCCCGGCCACCCCGGCGGGCCCGGTACGCCCGGCAACCCCGGCGGGCCCGGTACCCCCGGCAATCCGGGTGGTCCGGGTACCCCCGGCAACCCTGGCGGTCCGGGTACCCCCGGCAACCCGGGTGGTCCCGGTACGCCGGGCAACCCCGGTACCCCCGGCAACCCGGGCGGTCCCGGTACGCCCGGCAATCCGGGTGGGCCCGGTACGCCCGGCAACCCGGGTACTCCGGCGCACCCCGGCGGCCTCGCCGCCACCGGGTCCGGTGACGTCCTCACCGCCGGGCTGCCGCTCGCGGGCGGCCTGCTGCTCGCCGGCTCCGTCCTCTACCGGCGCGCCCGCAACGCCGCCTGA
- a CDS encoding DUF5703 family protein, whose translation MPEYEFVDVYVPRGVPRKEATRLLTDHAEYGNWELDRLSLYRDGSRRVRLRRRIIRQVRATW comes from the coding sequence ATGCCGGAATACGAATTTGTCGACGTGTACGTGCCCCGCGGTGTCCCTCGCAAGGAGGCGACCCGCCTGTTGACCGATCATGCCGAGTACGGGAACTGGGAACTCGACCGGCTGAGCCTGTACCGGGACGGCAGCCGCCGTGTGCGACTGCGCCGCCGGATCATCCGTCAGGTCCGCGCGACCTGGTGA
- a CDS encoding ATP-binding domain-containing protein: MEHAVSTDRQAEPAAAEEPAAEASPADADQNRPDEARAAEPEAGPEGSGAEAGPDGSGAEAGPDGSGAEAEAGAGSEDTVEPAAEAQAAPALSEAQAELAAQKIERERIARRKAEREAPVEAGAKLSGKAADLLAAVRAVESGAKPAQYFDEAPAAPRKAPAEPPAPRPAAPAAVAAPSADAVEGVRAVLARGGAPEALAGPAAAALGEDAAGQLGENPWRLLSLPAVRPAQADGFARALLGAEAGPGDERRTSALVGWLLAQAGLKGHTALEAPVLEKALAQYGVPDPAGALEQAIAEGSVLVFHEPLGPPVGEDTANGEDGEDAEQPVRVLVGLEGAAMAEESLADGLARLAAGVFDEPGDWERAAAAAPSPSAAELVRAVAGHGLVTHTGGEAARAEPVALAAAARELGLRACVAAHAPGGGRDAVTVAGLLSGAEGPGRDADGQFALDLLVVLDAPQLDVETAAALVESVPDGARLVLSGDPGVLGSAGAGRVFADLLAARTCPQLVSRTPDPGPLGELVSGVGIGELNQVDAPGKEVVIVPVKDAGEAVHRAVQLVAESVPRAFGIPADSVQVITPGHGGSAGTRALNTALKERLNPGPGRFGGFDPGDRVVHVPSAGRALPARVVSADAEGLHLDRAGARIVVPKDLVESQVRHGWAVTAHQAVGTRWPAVVVVLPGDAAQALSRDWVYTAFGRGERHLSVVHGVDQALPHAVAQVPAKPRTTRLTGLLTALATAGAQPE, translated from the coding sequence CTGGAGCACGCTGTGAGTACGGACCGCCAAGCCGAGCCCGCTGCCGCCGAGGAACCGGCCGCCGAGGCCTCGCCGGCCGACGCGGACCAGAACCGACCCGACGAGGCACGGGCCGCGGAGCCGGAGGCCGGGCCGGAGGGCTCCGGGGCTGAAGCCGGGCCGGACGGCTCCGGGGCTGAAGCCGGGCCGGACGGCTCCGGGGCTGAAGCCGAGGCCGGCGCCGGCTCCGAGGACACCGTCGAGCCGGCCGCCGAGGCCCAGGCGGCGCCCGCCCTCAGCGAGGCCCAGGCGGAGTTGGCCGCCCAGAAGATCGAGCGGGAGCGGATCGCCCGGCGCAAGGCTGAGCGGGAGGCGCCCGTCGAGGCCGGGGCGAAGCTCAGCGGGAAGGCCGCCGACCTGCTGGCCGCCGTACGGGCCGTGGAGAGCGGTGCGAAGCCCGCCCAGTACTTCGACGAGGCTCCCGCCGCGCCCCGCAAGGCCCCCGCCGAGCCCCCGGCACCACGCCCCGCCGCCCCGGCGGCGGTGGCCGCGCCCTCCGCCGACGCCGTCGAGGGCGTACGGGCCGTACTGGCCCGCGGTGGCGCCCCCGAGGCACTGGCCGGCCCCGCCGCGGCGGCGCTGGGCGAGGACGCCGCCGGGCAGCTCGGCGAGAACCCGTGGCGGCTGCTGTCGCTCCCCGCCGTACGTCCGGCCCAGGCCGACGGCTTCGCCCGGGCCCTGCTCGGCGCCGAGGCGGGCCCCGGGGACGAGCGCCGCACCTCCGCCCTGGTGGGCTGGCTGCTGGCCCAGGCCGGGCTGAAGGGGCACACCGCGCTGGAGGCCCCGGTGCTGGAGAAGGCGCTCGCCCAGTACGGCGTACCGGATCCGGCCGGAGCGCTGGAACAGGCCATCGCCGAAGGCTCGGTGCTGGTCTTCCACGAGCCCCTGGGGCCGCCGGTCGGCGAGGACACCGCGAACGGCGAGGACGGCGAGGACGCCGAGCAGCCCGTACGTGTGCTGGTGGGCCTGGAGGGCGCCGCCATGGCCGAGGAGAGCCTGGCCGACGGCCTGGCCCGGCTCGCCGCCGGTGTCTTCGACGAGCCCGGGGACTGGGAGCGGGCCGCCGCCGCGGCGCCGAGCCCCTCCGCCGCCGAGCTGGTCCGCGCGGTCGCGGGCCACGGCCTGGTCACCCACACCGGTGGCGAGGCCGCCCGCGCCGAACCGGTCGCCCTGGCCGCGGCGGCCCGGGAGCTGGGTCTGCGGGCCTGCGTCGCCGCGCACGCCCCCGGCGGCGGCCGGGACGCGGTGACCGTGGCGGGGCTGCTGTCCGGGGCCGAGGGGCCCGGGCGGGACGCGGACGGGCAGTTCGCGCTGGACCTGCTGGTGGTGCTGGACGCGCCCCAGCTGGATGTGGAGACCGCGGCCGCGCTGGTGGAGTCCGTCCCGGACGGGGCCCGGCTGGTGCTCTCCGGGGACCCCGGCGTGCTCGGATCCGCCGGGGCCGGGCGGGTGTTCGCCGACCTGCTGGCGGCCCGCACCTGCCCGCAGCTGGTCTCCCGTACGCCCGACCCGGGTCCTCTCGGGGAGCTCGTCTCCGGGGTCGGCATCGGGGAGCTGAACCAGGTCGACGCCCCCGGCAAGGAGGTCGTCATCGTCCCGGTGAAGGACGCCGGGGAGGCCGTGCACCGGGCCGTGCAGCTGGTGGCGGAGTCGGTGCCGCGGGCCTTCGGGATCCCGGCGGACAGCGTGCAGGTGATCACCCCGGGCCACGGCGGCTCGGCGGGCACCCGGGCGCTGAACACCGCCCTGAAGGAGCGGCTGAACCCGGGTCCGGGCCGCTTCGGCGGCTTCGACCCCGGTGACCGGGTCGTGCACGTGCCGTCCGCCGGGCGGGCCCTGCCGGCCCGGGTGGTGTCGGCCGACGCCGAGGGCCTGCATCTGGACCGGGCGGGCGCGCGGATCGTCGTACCGAAGGACCTCGTCGAATCCCAGGTGCGGCACGGCTGGGCGGTGACGGCGCACCAGGCGGTGGGCACGCGCTGGCCGGCGGTGGTCGTCGTACTGCCGGGTGACGCGGCGCAGGCGCTCTCGCGGGACTGGGTCTACACGGCGTTCGGGCGGGGCGAGCGGCACCTGTCCGTGGTGCACGGGGTCGACCAGGCGCTGCCGCACGCGGTGGCCCAGGTACCGGCGAAGCCGCGTACGACCCGGCTGACGGGTCTCCTGACGGCCCTCGCGACGGCGGGCGCGCAGCCGGAGTGA
- a CDS encoding aldo/keto reductase yields the protein MEQRHLGRTGLRVSRIGLGTLTWGRDTGEEAAAEQVKTFWEAGGTLVDTADVYGGGEAEYLLGQLVGGLVPRRDLVIATKAGSVPDPDRRFDGSRGHLLAALDASLDRLGTDYVDLWQVHAFDPATPLEETLQALDLAVSSGRARYAGLAGFCGWQLAKAATWQLAAPGVRTRIASTQMEYSLLQRGVEREVLPAALDLGIGLLPSSPLGRGVLTGKYRDGTPADSRGASESLAALVDPYLDEAAGRIVDAVATAAQGLAVTPLQVALAWIRDRPGVVAPIVGARTSAQLAAALSVEALSLPEEICRALDDVSAPVHRYPDQDWSTL from the coding sequence ATGGAGCAGAGGCATCTCGGCCGCACCGGACTGCGCGTCTCCCGGATCGGCCTCGGCACCCTCACCTGGGGCCGCGACACCGGCGAGGAAGCCGCCGCCGAGCAGGTGAAGACGTTCTGGGAGGCGGGCGGCACGCTCGTCGACACCGCCGACGTGTACGGCGGCGGTGAGGCGGAGTACCTCCTCGGGCAGCTGGTGGGCGGGCTCGTGCCGCGCCGGGACCTGGTGATCGCGACCAAGGCGGGCAGCGTGCCGGACCCCGACCGGAGGTTCGACGGCTCGCGCGGGCACCTGCTCGCCGCCCTCGACGCCTCGCTGGACCGGCTGGGCACCGACTACGTCGACCTCTGGCAGGTGCACGCCTTCGACCCCGCGACCCCGCTGGAGGAGACCCTGCAGGCGCTGGACCTGGCGGTGAGCAGCGGCCGGGCCCGGTACGCGGGGCTGGCGGGCTTCTGCGGCTGGCAGCTGGCGAAGGCGGCGACCTGGCAGCTCGCCGCCCCCGGGGTGCGCACCCGGATCGCCTCGACGCAGATGGAGTACTCCCTGCTCCAGCGCGGGGTGGAGCGCGAGGTGCTGCCGGCCGCGCTGGACCTGGGGATCGGTCTGCTGCCCTCCTCGCCGCTGGGCCGCGGGGTGCTGACGGGCAAGTACCGGGACGGCACCCCGGCCGACTCCCGGGGCGCCTCGGAGTCCCTGGCCGCGCTGGTGGACCCGTACCTCGACGAGGCGGCGGGCCGGATCGTGGACGCGGTGGCGACGGCGGCCCAGGGGCTGGCCGTGACCCCGCTCCAGGTGGCCCTGGCGTGGATCCGGGACCGGCCGGGGGTGGTGGCGCCGATCGTGGGCGCGCGGACGTCCGCGCAGCTCGCGGCGGCACTGTCGGTGGAGGCCCTTAGTCTTCCGGAGGAGATCTGCCGGGCGCTGGACGATGTTTCGGCTCCGGTGCACCGCTACCCCGATCAGGACTGGAGCACGCTGTGA
- a CDS encoding LLM class F420-dependent oxidoreductase has protein sequence MRLGINLGYWGAGMDADNLAVAQEADRLGYDVCWAAEAYGSDAPTVLAWVAAQTERIDVGSAILQIPARQPAMTAMTAATLDSLTKGRFRLGLGVSGPQVSEGWYGVKFDKPLARTREYVEIVRKAMTRERLSYEGEHWTLPLPGGPGKPLKLTVHPEREHIPLYIAAIGPKNLEQTGEIADGALLIFPAAEHLEATALTHIRAGREKAGLTMEGFDVCPTVPLALGEDVNALADMFRPYTALYVGGMGSRKQNFYNQLAQRMGYEKEAAEIQDKYLAGDKNGAAEAVPHSLIDSTTLLGPVARIADGMRAYAEAGVTTLTLAPAGFTLDERIAALRAGTEAMELAGLA, from the coding sequence ATGCGGCTCGGCATCAATCTTGGTTACTGGGGCGCGGGCATGGACGCCGACAACCTCGCCGTCGCCCAGGAGGCCGACCGCCTGGGTTACGACGTCTGCTGGGCCGCCGAGGCCTACGGCTCCGACGCCCCGACCGTGCTCGCCTGGGTCGCCGCCCAGACCGAGCGCATCGACGTGGGTTCGGCGATCCTCCAGATCCCGGCCCGCCAGCCCGCGATGACCGCCATGACCGCGGCCACCCTCGACTCGCTGACCAAGGGCCGCTTCCGGCTCGGCCTCGGCGTCTCCGGCCCCCAGGTCTCCGAGGGCTGGTACGGCGTCAAGTTCGACAAGCCGCTGGCCCGCACCCGCGAGTACGTGGAGATCGTCCGCAAGGCCATGACCCGCGAGCGGCTCTCCTACGAGGGCGAGCACTGGACCCTGCCGCTGCCGGGCGGTCCGGGCAAGCCGCTGAAGCTGACCGTGCACCCCGAGCGCGAGCACATCCCGCTCTACATCGCCGCCATCGGGCCGAAGAACCTGGAGCAGACCGGCGAGATCGCCGACGGCGCCCTGCTGATCTTCCCGGCCGCCGAGCACCTGGAGGCCACCGCCCTCACCCACATCCGGGCGGGCCGCGAGAAGGCCGGGCTCACGATGGAGGGCTTCGACGTCTGTCCGACCGTGCCGCTGGCCCTCGGCGAGGACGTGAACGCGCTCGCGGACATGTTCCGCCCGTACACCGCCCTGTACGTGGGCGGCATGGGCAGCCGGAAGCAGAACTTCTACAACCAGCTGGCCCAGCGCATGGGCTACGAGAAGGAAGCCGCCGAGATCCAGGACAAGTACCTGGCCGGCGACAAGAACGGCGCGGCCGAGGCCGTCCCGCACTCGCTGATCGACTCGACGACGCTGCTCGGTCCGGTCGCGCGGATCGCCGACGGGATGCGGGCCTACGCGGAGGCCGGGGTCACCACCCTCACGCTGGCCCCGGCCGGATTCACGCTGGACGAGCGGATCGCCGCGCTGCGCGCCGGCACCGAGGCCATGGAGCTGGCGGGCCTCGCCTGA
- a CDS encoding ferritin-like domain-containing protein, whose translation MLSARSLFQEIVDNDDSFQLFCSIAASGETQGGWENARIAALVPDGMRHLAPKITRHGADEDKHGRIFHALLRKRGLPAVPVPPETDYTMLLERRGIGLAHEKLRREAALTEQDIVVYLAHSRVTEQRAADQMEMLVRYFGDHPEVGKAIHMISHDEDNHLAYCHEELLRLARAGHGRAIQRVLRESALAEISVYRDVSLAVMGHMGRLLHWSAPKAAALAAGIRAMYAYERFSGWHRMVNLRLPEHLDALGGPPAAAGFAHAPRERELRASPGA comes from the coding sequence ATGCTCTCTGCCCGCAGCCTGTTCCAGGAGATCGTCGACAACGACGACTCCTTCCAGCTGTTCTGCTCCATCGCCGCCAGCGGGGAGACCCAGGGCGGCTGGGAGAACGCCCGTATCGCGGCCCTGGTGCCGGACGGCATGCGCCACCTCGCGCCCAAGATCACCCGACACGGCGCCGACGAGGACAAGCACGGCCGGATCTTCCACGCCCTGCTCCGCAAGCGCGGGCTGCCCGCGGTCCCGGTACCCCCGGAGACCGACTACACGATGCTGCTGGAGCGCCGCGGCATCGGCCTCGCGCACGAGAAGCTGCGCCGCGAGGCGGCGCTGACCGAGCAGGACATCGTCGTCTACCTCGCGCACAGCCGCGTCACCGAACAGCGCGCCGCCGACCAGATGGAGATGCTGGTCAGGTACTTCGGCGACCACCCCGAGGTCGGCAAGGCGATCCACATGATCAGCCACGACGAGGACAACCACCTCGCCTACTGCCACGAGGAACTGCTGCGCCTCGCCCGGGCCGGACACGGCCGGGCCATCCAGCGGGTGCTCCGTGAGAGCGCCCTCGCCGAGATCTCCGTCTACCGGGACGTGAGCCTCGCCGTCATGGGCCACATGGGACGGCTGCTGCACTGGTCCGCCCCGAAGGCGGCCGCGCTCGCCGCCGGCATCCGCGCGATGTACGCGTACGAGCGGTTCAGCGGCTGGCACCGGATGGTGAACCTGCGGCTGCCGGAGCACCTGGACGCACTCGGCGGGCCGCCGGCCGCCGCCGGGTTCGCCCACGCGCCCCGCGAGCGGGAACTCAGAGCCAGCCCCGGCGCTTGA
- the corA gene encoding magnesium/cobalt transporter CorA — protein MPRVIVDCAIYRDGRRTEGPDDFSDALDEARAAGDAFLWVGMHEPTAKEFDHVSQEFGLHPLAVEDALTAHQRPKLEVYDDSLFVVLKPVLYDEGTDTVTAGELMVFIGDSFVVTVRHGEGAPLAAVRHRLEQEPDVLRHGPTAVLYAVSDAVVDHYIEVAAELQADLEELEAEVFAPSASDTKNTAARIYGFKRQVLEFRRATSPLLQPMDRLAFGEVPFVHDHAQPFFRDVADHLTKANEYIEGLDRLLSDALAAHLAQMGLRQNDDMRKISAWAAMAAVPTMVAGIYGMNFEHMPELGHVWGYPAVLVVMAAACLGLHRMFKRRGWL, from the coding sequence ATGCCCCGCGTGATTGTCGACTGCGCGATTTACCGGGACGGCCGCCGTACCGAGGGACCGGACGACTTCTCGGACGCCCTCGACGAGGCCCGGGCCGCCGGTGACGCCTTCCTGTGGGTCGGCATGCACGAGCCGACGGCGAAGGAATTCGACCACGTCAGCCAGGAGTTCGGCCTGCACCCGCTGGCGGTGGAGGACGCGCTGACCGCGCACCAGCGTCCGAAGCTGGAGGTGTACGACGATTCGCTGTTCGTCGTCCTCAAGCCGGTGCTCTACGACGAGGGCACGGACACGGTGACGGCGGGCGAGCTGATGGTCTTCATAGGGGACTCGTTCGTCGTCACGGTCCGGCACGGCGAGGGGGCCCCGCTGGCCGCCGTGCGCCACCGGCTGGAGCAGGAGCCGGACGTGCTGCGGCACGGCCCGACGGCGGTGCTGTACGCGGTGTCCGACGCGGTGGTCGACCACTACATCGAGGTGGCGGCCGAGCTCCAGGCGGACCTGGAAGAGCTGGAGGCCGAGGTCTTCGCCCCGAGCGCCTCGGACACCAAGAACACCGCCGCCCGGATCTACGGCTTCAAGCGGCAGGTGCTGGAGTTCCGGCGGGCGACGAGCCCGCTGCTCCAGCCGATGGACCGGCTCGCCTTCGGGGAGGTGCCCTTCGTCCACGATCACGCCCAGCCGTTCTTCCGTGACGTCGCGGACCACCTGACCAAGGCCAACGAGTACATCGAGGGCCTGGACCGGCTGCTGTCGGACGCCCTCGCCGCGCACCTCGCGCAGATGGGGCTGCGGCAGAACGACGACATGCGCAAGATCTCGGCCTGGGCGGCGATGGCGGCCGTGCCCACGATGGTGGCGGGGATCTACGGCATGAACTTCGAGCACATGCCGGAGCTCGGGCACGTCTGGGGCTATCCGGCGGTGCTGGTGGTGATGGCGGCCGCGTGTCTGGGCCTGCACCGGATGTTCAAGCGCCGGGGCTGGCTCTGA
- a CDS encoding histidine phosphatase family protein has translation MATLILVRHGRSTANTAGLLAGWTPGVGLDERGAEQAAALPGRLAGVPLAAAVTSPLQRCRETLAPLLAARPELELHTDERIGECHYGEWSGRKLSELSDEPLMKIVQQHPSAAAFPGGESMRAMQARAVDAVRDWDARVEQEHGSDAVFLMCSHGDIIKSLVADALGMHLDLFQRIHVDPCSVTAIRYTTTRPFVFRLGDTGDFGSLVRRPAAPETVASDKDTEDAGNAVVGGGAGAA, from the coding sequence ATGGCCACGCTGATCCTCGTACGACACGGGCGGTCCACCGCCAACACCGCCGGGCTGCTCGCCGGATGGACCCCCGGAGTGGGCCTCGACGAGCGCGGCGCGGAGCAGGCCGCCGCGCTGCCCGGCCGACTGGCGGGGGTGCCGCTCGCCGCCGCCGTCACCAGCCCGCTGCAGCGTTGCCGGGAGACCCTCGCGCCCCTGCTCGCCGCCCGGCCGGAGCTGGAGCTTCACACCGACGAGCGGATCGGGGAGTGCCACTACGGCGAGTGGTCCGGCCGCAAGCTGTCCGAGCTCTCCGACGAACCGCTGATGAAGATCGTCCAGCAGCACCCGTCGGCCGCGGCCTTCCCCGGCGGCGAGTCCATGCGCGCCATGCAGGCGCGCGCCGTGGACGCCGTACGCGACTGGGACGCGCGGGTCGAGCAGGAACACGGCAGCGACGCCGTCTTCCTGATGTGCTCGCACGGCGACATCATCAAGTCCCTCGTCGCGGACGCCCTGGGCATGCACCTGGACCTCTTCCAGCGCATCCACGTCGACCCCTGCTCGGTGACCGCCATCCGGTACACCACCACCCGGCCGTTCGTGTTCCGGCTCGGCGACACCGGCGACTTCGGCTCGCTCGTCCGGCGCCCGGCCGCACCGGAGACCGTCGCCTCGGACAAAGACACCGAAGACGCCGGGAACGCCGT